The following proteins are encoded in a genomic region of Synechococcus sp. CBW1002:
- the glyS gene encoding glycine--tRNA ligase subunit beta: MSTFLLEIGTEELPADFAQSALSQLEQLVSADLLVSRLSFGRVRCLGTPRRLVVLIDGLAERQEDLEEERKGPPEAQAFRDGAPTAAAIGFARRCGVAAEQLEVRDTPKGPFVFARILDPGRAAADLLTDLVPAWINGLQGRRFMRWGEGDDRFSRPIRWLVVLLGEKVLPVTLAGSDPQVTAGNRSRGHRLSGTDVTIASAESYEAALAASGVVVDRQLRADQIRRMIEASATALAAQADLPQELFEELTDLVEAPLLIEGAISDHSLDLPPEVLSTVMRAHQRYVPLYRLKAERDPLALEARSSLLPRFLCIGNGLPEAKDTVRRGNERVLKARLADAAFFLEADRAVASIDRRDQLHRVAFAKGLGSLRDRCERLEWCTDVLLEQLDLPTVTADHARRAAHLCKHDLVSQMVGEFPELQGVIGGKYLLAEGEPRPVALAVLEHYLPRGAGDALPGSDAGAIVALAERLELLLSIYAKGERPSGSSDPYALRRAGNGLLQILWERNWILDLHALLHRAAGHWAELLPHFAVDPQALAAELGDLLRQRLISLLEEEGIDADLVQAVAGDAMALERVLRDPADARRRAELLRSLRGCGTLSALQAVVTRAARLAAKGDLDPLVLNPAGVVEAQLFETSSEVAMLEVLQQLEPLAVASSLSGKQDGYQALADGLVGSAEVLAAFFDGDDSVLVMVDDPAVRRNRLNLLGVLRNQATVLADFSRISG, encoded by the coding sequence GTGTCCACCTTCCTGCTGGAGATCGGTACCGAGGAACTGCCCGCCGACTTCGCTCAATCCGCCCTGTCTCAGCTGGAACAGCTGGTGAGCGCCGATCTGCTGGTGAGCCGCCTCAGCTTTGGGCGTGTGCGCTGCCTCGGCACACCGCGGCGGCTGGTGGTGCTGATCGATGGACTTGCCGAACGGCAGGAGGATCTGGAGGAGGAACGCAAGGGGCCCCCTGAAGCCCAGGCCTTCCGGGATGGTGCCCCAACAGCGGCGGCCATCGGCTTCGCCCGCCGTTGCGGCGTGGCCGCCGAGCAGCTCGAGGTCCGGGACACCCCCAAGGGTCCCTTTGTCTTCGCCCGCATCCTCGACCCGGGCCGGGCCGCTGCGGATCTGCTCACCGACCTGGTGCCGGCCTGGATCAACGGGCTTCAGGGCCGTCGTTTCATGCGCTGGGGCGAGGGCGACGATCGCTTCAGCCGGCCGATTCGCTGGCTTGTGGTCTTGCTGGGAGAGAAGGTTCTGCCTGTGACGCTGGCGGGCAGTGATCCCCAGGTGACGGCGGGAAACCGCAGCCGGGGGCATCGCCTCTCCGGCACCGATGTGACCATCGCGTCAGCAGAGTCCTATGAGGCCGCTCTCGCGGCTTCTGGTGTGGTCGTGGATCGCCAGCTCCGTGCCGATCAGATCCGCCGGATGATCGAAGCGTCTGCCACCGCCTTGGCGGCCCAGGCCGATCTGCCTCAGGAGCTGTTTGAGGAGCTCACCGATCTGGTGGAGGCACCGCTGCTGATCGAAGGGGCCATCAGTGATCACTCCCTGGACCTGCCACCCGAGGTGCTCAGCACCGTGATGCGGGCCCATCAGCGCTACGTGCCTCTCTATCGCCTCAAGGCGGAGCGGGATCCCCTGGCCCTGGAGGCTCGCTCCAGCCTGCTGCCTCGGTTCCTCTGCATCGGCAACGGCCTGCCGGAAGCCAAGGACACCGTGCGCCGTGGCAACGAGCGCGTTCTCAAAGCCCGCCTCGCTGACGCCGCCTTTTTCCTCGAGGCCGACCGGGCCGTGGCCAGCATCGATCGGCGCGATCAGCTGCACCGGGTGGCCTTCGCCAAGGGACTGGGCAGCCTGCGGGATCGCTGCGAGCGGCTGGAGTGGTGCACCGATGTGCTGCTCGAGCAGCTCGATCTTCCGACCGTCACCGCGGATCACGCCCGCCGTGCTGCCCATCTCTGCAAGCACGATCTGGTCAGCCAGATGGTGGGCGAGTTCCCCGAGCTTCAGGGGGTGATCGGGGGCAAATATCTGCTGGCCGAGGGAGAACCGCGGCCGGTTGCTTTGGCGGTGTTGGAGCATTACCTGCCCAGGGGAGCCGGCGACGCTCTGCCCGGCTCCGATGCCGGCGCCATTGTTGCCCTGGCTGAACGGCTGGAACTGCTGCTGAGCATCTACGCCAAGGGAGAACGCCCCAGCGGTTCCTCCGACCCCTACGCCCTGCGCCGCGCCGGCAACGGCCTTCTTCAGATCCTCTGGGAGCGCAACTGGATTCTGGATCTGCATGCCCTGCTCCATCGGGCTGCAGGCCATTGGGCCGAGCTGCTGCCCCACTTCGCGGTGGATCCCCAGGCTCTGGCCGCCGAACTGGGCGACTTGCTGCGGCAACGTCTGATCAGCCTGCTGGAGGAGGAGGGCATCGATGCGGATCTGGTGCAGGCGGTCGCCGGGGATGCGATGGCCCTGGAGCGGGTGCTCAGGGATCCGGCCGATGCCCGGCGGCGGGCCGAGTTGCTGCGCAGTCTTCGGGGTTGCGGCACCCTTTCGGCCCTGCAGGCGGTGGTGACCCGAGCCGCCAGGCTCGCCGCGAAGGGAGATCTGGACCCCTTGGTGCTGAATCCGGCTGGGGTGGTGGAGGCGCAGCTGTTCGAAACGAGCAGTGAAGTGGCCATGCTGGAGGTGCTGCAGCAGCTCGAACCCCTGGCGGTCGCCAGCTCCCTGAGCGGCAAGCAGGACGGCTACCAGGCACTGGCCGATGGCCTGGTGGGCAGCGCCGAAGTTCTGGCCGCCTTCTTTGATGGCGACGACAGCGTCCTGGTGATGGTGGACGATCCGGCCGTGCGCCGCAATCGCCTCAATCTGCTGGGGGTACTGCGCAATCAGGCCACCGTGCTGGCCGATTTCAGCCGGATCAGCGGCTGA